Below is a genomic region from Gemmatimonadota bacterium.
GCATGATCGGCGGACTCCTGTTGGCGGGTTCGTTGGGGGGCGGCCTCTTCTCCGCATACCTGACGTACCTGGAGGCGTTCGTCATCGAGGCATGGTGTCAATACTGCGTGGTCTCCGCGATCATCATCACGCTGATCTTCTTCGCATCGATTCCGGAGGTGGCGCGACTCAGAGAGGGTAGCTCGTGAGCAAGGGCACGGGTACGGCGAAGGTGCGGCTGGTGTTGGTCGACGAGGGCTCCTTCCACCACGAGGAGATCGAGATCCCGTCCGCGTCGCTCGAAGGCTACGACCGGCTGATCGACTGCTTGCGTGAAGACCCGGTGGTGCTCAAGCGAGTTCATGTGGACGTGGCTCGGCTGTGTGCGGCGTACCGGATCGACGCCTAGCCGTCGAAGCTCGCCCGCTCCAGCGTCCACTCCCGTACCACGGCGGGTGGCCACGAACCGTCTCGCGCCTGAGCCAGTAGCCCCTCCGCCTCCTCGCGCGCCCGACGCGCGGTGTCTCTGTCCACCAGACCGCGTCCCACTGCTTCGTCGAACTGATCCTCGTCGAGAAGCTGGACAGTCCCGTCAGCAGAAACCCAGACGTCGAGGTACAGATCCGTGGTGTGCCAAACTCGCCCGTCGATCTCCGGCGGTGTGAGCACGTTCGCGTAGAAGCCCGTGAAAGTGCCGTCGGCGAGGTGGAAGCGGCCGACGTCGTGCCACGCGCCGGGGAAGGTGAACCAAACGACAGAGGAGCCCGTCTCGAGCGCGATGTCACCGTCGATGCGCATGGGAGGATCGAACTCCATCGCTTCCGAAAGGGTCACGATGACGTCGTCGCGCTCCAGCACCACGGTTTGATCGAAGATCTGTTCTCGATCCGGCGGGCGCCGGTAGTGAATACGGACGCGGGGACGCTCGGTCACCCGGCCTTCTAGAGAGGCTTGCTCGAGGAGCGGCCGTCCACCGCCTCGAGAAAGATATCCATGACGCCGCCACACACCGCGGGACTCCATGAGACGAAGTCGTCCGTGAGCTCGACCCTGACGCGACGGGGGATACCCGTCTCCAGGACCTCGTGCGCCGCCTCGATCACTTCTGCCTCACCGCAGCC
It encodes:
- a CDS encoding XdhC family protein codes for the protein MTHDDDRLLTEALQTAREAGRRCALATIVGTKGSTPRKVGARMLVDPETGLVGTVGGGCGEAEVIEAAHEVLETGIPRRVRVELTDDFVSWSPAVCGGVMDIFLEAVDGRSSSKPL
- a CDS encoding DUF402 domain-containing protein, translating into MTERPRVRIHYRRPPDREQIFDQTVVLERDDVIVTLSEAMEFDPPMRIDGDIALETGSSVVWFTFPGAWHDVGRFHLADGTFTGFYANVLTPPEIDGRVWHTTDLYLDVWVSADGTVQLLDEDQFDEAVGRGLVDRDTARRAREEAEGLLAQARDGSWPPAVVREWTLERASFDG